The genomic segment GGGGATGCTTGATGACCTTTTCGACGTTGCGGATGCGCGTCACCGTCTGCGCCAGCAGCTCGTGGCTGGCATGGCTCATATTGATGCGGAACACATCGGCGCCGGCCCTTGCCAGCTCCTCGATCGTTTTCTCGTCCTGGGAGGCCGGTCCCAGGGTCGCCACGATCTTTACGCGTCTCAAACGTCTCATGAATCAATCCGAACTTTGAGTAGTGGCCGGAGAATCCGGCGCGGGAGTGGTCTGGTCGTCGGGCGGCGGGGCGTCCGAGCCGTCAGGGGAGCCGCTTTCATCACCGAGCGGTGCGCCGCTCACGTCGTCGCCTTCCGGCACGGCATCGCGGTTTTCGGTGAGCTGCAAGGTCCAGTCCGAGCGGTTCTGCGTGTCGACTTCGAAAAACCCGGTGCGCTCATAGCCCCGCGCCAGGCAATCCTCAACACCGAAAATGGTGAAGCTTTCGTCGCGCGTGCACATATAGACCGAGCCGTCCCAGGCTCCGCCCCCGATATCGTCGGCGACATAGAGATAGTAGAAGCGCGAGTTGAGATCACCCTGGTAGACCACCGCGCATTGCTGCGGGGCGGCGACCCACCAGCCTTCCGACTGCCAGCCGCGCTCGGCCCGGTAACCCAATGCCACCGATACCTGATTGCCCGTCTCGTTGCAGACCCGCAGGTCCGCATAGGCGGGTTCAATCGATACAAACGGGCTGCACAGCAGCGCGCCGATCAGGGCAAAACCGAGACGGGTGTTAAGCAACAGATTGCCGAATGCCATGAAAAGAAGTCCTGTTTGTGCGCAAGCGCTCCAGCCAAGTCAACCGCTAATGACGGGATTTGACCGAATTGCGAAGGTCAAGCGCGCCCAGGAGTGGATTGCACCGGAAACCGCTTGAATGCGCGGCCTGCCTGCGGTTGAACGGGGCTCCAAAGAGTCTAAGGAATCGACAATGGCAGAAGACAGCGTCGCCCAGGATCAGCTCAGGGCATTCATCGAGCGGATCGAGCGCATGGAAGAGGAAAAGGCCGCCATCGCCGCCGATATCCGCGAGATCTACGCCGAGGCCAAGGGCAACGGCTTCGATACCAAGGTGCTGCGCCAGGTGGTCAAGATCCGCAAGCAGGACCACAACGAGCGCATGGAGCAGGAAGCGATCCTGGACCTTTACCTCTCCGCGCTGGGCATGCAGGCGGCTCCGCCCGAGGACATGTAGTCCTCGGTGCCGGCCGGTAAGGGCCGGCCATTAAGGGTCGGGCAGGCATGGCGCGCGTTTTCCTCGCCTCCATGCATTGCGCCTCCCCTCCGAATGAAGGTATTTTTCGCACTATTGTTACTTTAGGTATTTTCCGAACAACGGGTGCGGGGGCTGATCACATATCTGCGCGTGAGAGACTGGTGAGACGCCTCAGGCAGGCGTTTCTCGACTATGGCTATGAGCAGATTTCGATGAGCGCGCTGGCCGAGATTTGCGGCCTGACGCGGCGTGCCCTCTATCACCACTTCTCCAACAAGGAAGAAGCCTTCCGCTACGTGCTGCAGTTCGACGGCGAGGTGGCGATCCGCGACGGACTGGCCGCCGGCCGCGCCCGCATCGAAAGCGGCGCCTCGGCGGTCGAAGTCATTACCGAGATCATGGACATCCGCTACGGCGACAATCGCCGCCGCCTGGCTGCCTCGCCCCACGCGCTCGAGATCAACGACCAGGCGTTCCGGCGGGCACGCGATATCATGGTGCAGGCGGCCGTCGACTTTCAGGCTCAGCTCGCCGTCGTCATCACCGAGCTCCACGCCAAGGGCATGCTGTGCCTGCGCGCCAATGTGCGGGCCGAGACGCTGGCGCAGATGCTTTCGGACGGCGCGCGCGGCAGCAACCAGGCCCTGCCACCCATTCCCCTCGACCAGCTGCGCCAGCGCTACGCCACCATGACCGAGGCCATTCTCTATGGCTCGGCCAACCGAGCCGCCGACCAGGATCGGCAGGGCAAGGTTGGCGCCTCCCGGCTAACTGCCTGATTCTTCAGCAAAGCTCGCCAAAGTTCACATGTTGAGCGAGTCGTCTTGACTTTTTGGCGCGGACACCCACAGATTGAAACCGGTTTCACAGTGGCGCGGCAGGAGGACACTTGCGGCTCGACCTCTCAATCCTGGTGCCTCACCTCGGCTTCCTGGCCGAGGGCGCACTGCTGACGGCGCAGGCCTGCGGGCTGGCGCTGATCGGCAGCCTCATCATGGGGGCGCTGGTCGCCATCGCGCGGACATCGTCCTCCCGGGCGATCCGGGGCGTCGCTTTCGCCTATGTCGACCTCTTCCGCAACGTCCCCTTCATCGTCCAGCTGTTCTTCTTCTACTACGGCCTGCCTGAGCTCGGGATCTATATCGACGCCTTCACCACGGGCGTGATCTCGCTCTCGATCGCCGGCGGCGCCTTCGCCTCGGACGTGATCCGCTCGGGTATCCTGGCGATCGACCCGGGCATCATCGAAGCGGCGGAGGTGAGCGGCCTCTCGCGTCGCAAGACCTTCACCAGGATCGTGCTGCCCATCGCGCTGCGCACCTCGGTGCGCCCGCTGGGCTCGGTGTTCATCAACCTGATCCTCACCTCCTCGATCCTCTCCACCATCACGCTCAACGAGCTAACGGGAACGGCCAAGATCGTGGCCTCCGACACGTTCAAGCCGTTCGAGGTCTATGTGGTGCTGCTGGTTGTCTACGCGGCGCTCACCTACCTGGTCTCGATCCTCATCGGGCTCCTCCACAAGCGGCTCAACCGCGATCTCGTCGAGGGAGCGGTCGCCTGATGCGCTACACCGATTTCACCCCGTTCGACCTGGTATTGCTGGCGCAGGGCCTCGGCGTCACCATCGGGCTCTTCCTCGCCACCACCGTCATCGGCCTCTTCATCGGCACGGCGCTGGCGGTGATCCGCTTCTACCGCGTGCCGGTATTGACGCAGGTCGTGACCTTCATCACCGAGCTCCTCAAGAACTCGCCGGTGCTGGTGCAGCTCTTTCTCGTCTTCTTCGGCCTGCCGGCCTTCCTGCGGATCAACGTGACGCCGGTGGAAGCTGCCGTCATCACCATGTCTGGCAATACCGCGGCTTTCATCTACGTCATTGCAGTCTCGGCCATCGAATCCATCGGTCGCGACCAGATCGAGGCGGCGCGCGTTTTCGGCCTCACCCGCTGGCAGGTGCTGCGCCACATTATCGCCCCACAGGCTACCGCCTTTGCCATCGGGCCGCTGACGGGCCTCCTGGTCAACCAGTTGCAGGTCACTTCGCTCATCTCGGTGATCGGCGTCATGGACCTCACCAAGATCGGCAATACCCTCAACCTGCGTACCCTGCAGCCCTTTATCGTCTGGGCCGTGGTCGGGGTGCTCTACTACCTCTGCGCCAAGCTGATCGCCTGGCTGGGCTCGCGTCTGGAAACGCGGCTGCGCGCCCACACCGCCTGGAAGGGCCTCTGAAATGATCAAAGCCGAAAACGTCAAGAAGGTCTTCGGGCCGGTCACCGTCCTCGAGGACGTCAACCTCACCGTCAATCCGGGCGAAGTGGTTTCCATCCTCGGCTCGTCCGGTTCGGGCAAGTCCACGCTCATCCGCTGCATCAACGGGCTCGAGCGGCTCGATGGCGGCAAGATTACCGTCGACGATTTCGACGTCTCCAAGCCCAGGGAACTGGCCGAAGCGCGCAAGCGCTCGGGCACCGTGTTCCAGCTCTTCAACCTCTATCCGCATATGACGGCGGTCGAGAACGTGACGCTCGCCCCCATCGAAGTGCTCAAGCGCCCCAAGGCCGAAGCCGAGAAGGAAGCGCGTGCGCTGCTCGCCTCGGTCGGCCTTTCCGAGCGCGCCGACGCCTATCCGGCCCAGCTCTCGGGCGGCCAGCGCCAGCGCGTCGGCATCTGCCGGGCCCTGGCGATGAAGCCGCGCTACCTGCTGCTGGACGAAGTGACCAGCGCCCTCGATCCCGAAATGACCGCCGAAGTCCTCAATATCCTCGCCAAGCTGGCCGAGGAGGGGACGACGATGGTGTTCGTGACCCACGAAATCGAATTCGCCCGCCAGATCTCCGATCGCGTCGTGTTCCTCGAAAAGGGCAGGCTCGTGGTCGACCTGCCGACCGAGCAGTTCTTCGCCGAAGATGGCGGCATGGCCAATCCGCGCGTCGCCCAGTTCCTCTCCAAGATGCGCAAAGACTGAGTAATCTTCATGCTGCTTCTCGCAAATTCAGAAGCCTATCCGGGCTTTGAAACCTCCATCGACCTTCTCAGAAAGGGCGAGCATGGCCTGGAGGCCATGGTCGCGGGCATCGCCCATGTCGAGCGCGACGTGCGCGTGCGCTCGGTCGGCTTCGGCGGCTGGCCCAACATGGTGGGCAAGATGGAATTCGATGCCGGCGTCATGGATGGCACCACCCGTGAAGTCGGCTCGGTTGGCGCCGTCCCCGACACGTTGCCTGTCGCCGCCCTTGCGCGCCAGGTGATGAAGCGTCTGCCCCATGTGATGCTGACCGGGGACGGCGCGCGCCGCTTTGCCAGTGAAACCGGTTTCGCAGTCGACGAGACCCTCTACGAGGACTCCAAGCGCGTCTGGTGGGAGCGTCTCGAAAAGGAGCTGTCGCCCGAAGACCTGGCCAAGTTCCCCAACATTCCGCTGGCGCCGCTGAGCACGACCATCACCGATCCCGAGCGCGTGCGCGACACCACCGTGTTCCTGTGCTCGGACGCCAGCAAAGGCATTCACGCCGCCACCTCTACTTCCGGCTGGGCCTGGAAGTATCCTGGCCGGCTGGGCGACAGCCCCATTCCGGGCGCCGGCTTTTATGCCGATAGCCGCTATGGCGCGGCCGCCTGCACCCATACCGGCGAGATGACCATGCGCTGCTCGACCGCGCGCACCGTCGTTCTGGCCATGAAACTCGGCCACTCCCTCTCCGACGCGATCAAGCTCGCCGTCGAGGAATTGGCCGAACTCACCGAAGGGTTCCTGGCGGGCGTGGTGATCCACGCCATCGACGCCAAGGGGAACCACGAGGTCGTCAATTTCCGGTGCCCGGGCGAGATCGCCTACTGGGTCTGGGATGAATCGATGTCCGCCCCGGAAAAGCGGGCAGCGAAAACCGCTTGATCAAGAGAGGAACCCCATCATGAAGCGCATTCTGACTACCCTTGCCGCGCTGGCGCTCGTCGCCTCGACGGCCCTGCCGGCCGCCGCCGGCATGATCGACGACATCCGTTCGCGCGGCGTCGTGCGCATCGGCGTGTCGCTGGGCGGCGAGCCGATCGGCTTCCGCGACCAGCAGAACAACCCGGTGGGCTACGACGTCGACGTCGCCACCATGCTCGCCGAGAAGCTCGGCGTGCCGGTCGAATTCACCGACGTCTCGGGCGACGCCCGCGTTTCGATGCTGGTCTCGGGCCAGCTCGACATCGTGGTCGCCAATACCTCGGCTACCCTCGAGCGCGCCAAGTCGGTCAACTTCTCGATCCCCTACAACCGTGCGGGCCTGCGCATCATCGTCCAGAAGGATGCCGGCATCACCAAGCTCGAAGACCTGGCCGGCAAGAAGGTCGTGGTCGGCCGCGGCACGACCGGCGAAGCCTTCCTCAAGAAGGCCGTCCCGACTGCCGAGCTCGTCTACACCGACAACTTCTCGCCCGATGGCGTGCTGCTGCTCCAGCAGAAGCGCGTTGACGCCGGCATCGAGGATTCTTCGCTCCTCGACTATCTCGCTACCAAGAACGACACGCTGGTGACCCTGCCGGGCCTCTATTCGAACGACCCGATCGGCATCGCCGTCGCCAAGGGCGATCCGGAATTCGTGCGTTGGATCGACATGTTCGTTTCCGACTACATCCAGTCGGGCGCCTACGAGGCCAACTACAAGAAGTGGTGGGGCGAAAGCGCCAACCCGCCGGCTCTGAACCCGCTGTGGTAAGCTGAAGAGAGAAACGCCGCGGACCAGTCCGCGGCGTTTTCGTATCCTGGGCTCTTTCTGAGGAATGCCCAACCAAGGACCTTCGTCCGGGAGTGTCCAGCGGCGGGGGCCAGCCCGGCGCCGACAAGCACCTACGCCGTCAGGCGCGGGACGAAGCGGGTTGGCACGCGGATCGGGTCCTGGCCGGGCTTGAAGGCCGCCGGCTCGATGAGGAACTGCACGATATGTTCGACATAGGCGGCTTTGTCGTAGCCGATCGAGGCGATCGGATAGGCGTCGAAATCGGTGAGCGAGAGGTTGTCGAAGCCATAGAGCCGGAATTTCCGCGGGCGGTTATGCGGGAAGTCGGCGCGGCAGACATCGAGAATGCCCATGGCCATGGCGTCCGAGGTGCAGAACACCGCGTCCGGGCTGTCCCAGCCGGTCAGCGTGGCGGCCGCCTCATGCCCGCTTTCGTAGGAATAATCGCCCTGGACGACGCGCACGAGCTCGATCCCGTGCTGAGCGAAGGCCTTGCGGTAATGCTCGACGCGCGCCTGCTCGACGAGCGAGGAGGAGCGCCCGGTGACCAGGCCGGCGGATTTGACGCCCTTGCCCGCGGCATCGGCCACCGCCTGGTTGATACCCACCGCCTCATCAGGGATGACCGCGGGCGAGAGCCCGTCGTGCCTGCCGTTGAGCATGACCACCAGGTCCGAGCGGAAAAGCCTGCGCACCGTTGCCGCGTCGGCAAAATCGGAGAAGACCAGGGCGGCATCGACGTGATAGGCCACGCCCTGGCGCAGGAATTCCTCGACCCTTTCGACCGAGCCGACGCGGATCAGGATCACCTGCTTGCCGATCGACTGGATGCGGTCGAGAAGGAGGTCGAAAAGGTCGAGGTCGGAAAGATCGTGGATGTGATTGACGACGACGGCCACCAGATTGACCGTCTTGGTGGTCAGGCTTTGCGCCAGCAGGTTGGGCTTGAATCCAAGGCGCTCGGCGGCCTCGAGCACGCGCTCGCGCTTGTCGGCCGAAACCGGGCGTTTTTCACTCGAAAGGGCGCGCGAGGCGACGGCGCGCGACACCCCCGCAAGCTTGGCCACGTCCCCGATGGTGGGGGCGCCGTGTTTGGGTTCAGCCATGGCCTATATCGTTCCCATCTTGCCAAGTCGCATCGAATCGCGGGGCTAGTGGCAAATCCTAGCGCGCCGTTCATTTGAAAGCTGTTAAACCCAATGACGACCATCGTTTGTTTTGATATCGGCGGCTCGGCCATCAAGGGCGCGCTGGCGACATCGCCCGAAGCCATCCGACCGCTGGGACGCGTGCCGACCCCCCTCGATGACTTCAACGCCTTTGCCGAGGCCCTGCGCGGCGTGGCCGACGCGGCCGATGCGGCAGCACCGATCTCCATCTCCATAACCGGGGTCGTCGACCCGCGCACCGGGCGCATCAAGTGCGCCAATATCCCGTGCATCGATGGCCGTACCCTGGCCAAGGATCTCGCCGCCATCATGGATCGTCCGGTCCATGTTGCCAACGATGCTGATTGCTTCGCACTGGCCGAGGCCATGGCGGGCGCCGGAAAGGGCGAGAGCATCGTCTTCGGGGCCATCCTGGGAACCGGCGTCGGCGGCGGGCTCGTCGTCGATGGCCGGCTGGTCAACGGCGCCGGTGGTTTCGCCGGGGAGTGGGGCCACGCGCCGGTGGCCGCCACCCACGCCGGCACGCCGCCGGTCGCCATTCCCTCCTATCTGTGCGGCTGCGGACAGATCGGCTGCGTCGATACGGTCGGGGGCGCCCGCGGCATGGAGCGGCTGCACCTTCATCTTCACGGCGAAAGCCTGCCGAGTACGGCCATCGTCGCGGCCTGGGAAGCGGGCGACGCCGCGGCGGTCCGCACCATCGATTGCTTCCTCGATCTCGTGGCCGGACCGCTGGCGCTGGTGGTCAATGTCGTGGGGGCCGACATCGTGCCGGTGGGCGGCGGTCTCTCGGGCTCGCCTCGCCTCATCGCCGAACTCGACGCGGCGGTCCGCCGGCGCATCCTGCGCCAGACCGACGCCCCACTCGTCGTGCCCGGTCTTTGCACGGTCGAGCCCGGCCTCATCGGCGCGGCCATCCTGGCGGGAGCAGCGGCATGACCCTTCTCGAAGTCTGCGTCGCCGATCCACAAAGCCTCATCGCAGCCGTTGCCGGGGGCGGACAGCGCATCGAGCTCTGCTCGGCGCTCGAACTGGGTGGCGTCACGCCCTCGCCCGGCCTCATGCGGCTGGCCGCCGAGGCGCCGATTCCGGTCTATGCCATCGTGCGGCCGCGCAGCGGCGATTTCGTCTATGACGCAGCCGACCTCGACTGCATGTATCGCGAGATCGACACCATCCGCGAATTCGGGCTCGCAGGCGTCGTGCTCGGGGCCTCGCTCGGCGACGGCCGGCTCGATGCGGCAATGCTCGACAAGCTGGTGCGCCACGCCAAGGGGCTGGGCACCACGCTCCACCGCGCCTTCGATCTGGTTCCCGACATCGCCGAGGCCGTCGAGCTTGCCGTTTCCCTCAAGTTCGAGCGCATCCTGACTTCGGGGGGCGCGCCGACGGCGCCGGAGGGGACCGAGGGGCTGGCGGCAGCGATCGAAGCGGCCAAAGGGCGGATCGGCATCATGGCCGGCTCGGGCCTGCGCGCCGACAATGTGCGCGCGCTCCTCGACCGACTCCCGCTCGAGGAGGTGCATTCCTCCTGCGCGGTGGCGGTGTCCTCGCGCGGGGAAGCGGCCATGCGGCTGGGCTTTGCCGCCCCGACCCGCAAGCAAACCAGCGCCGAAGCGGTGCGGGCTTTCAGGGCCGCGATCGCGGCTCCGGCCCTATAGCGCCTTGACCATCAGCACGGTGGTGAGGCCGCTTTTCCATTCCTCATCGGGATATTGCGCCGCCTCGGCATAGCCGTGGGCGGCGTAAAAGTCGCGCGCCGGCCTGTTGAAGGTGTCGGTCTCAAGCTGGGCGAACCTGACGCCCCCGGCCCGCATGGCGGATTCCGCATGCCCGAGAAGCGCGCTGCCGATACCACGCCGCGCCTCATGGGGGTCGACATGGAGCGCCCCGATGAAATCGCCCTGCCAGTGCACCATGCCGACGACCTGGCCAGCGCTCTCGGCGACAGTGAATTGCTGCCAGCAGCCATCCACATAGTCGGCGACGCGCGTGCTGGCGCGGAAGGCGGCCTTCGCCTCTTGCGTCAGTTGGGGTTCCCAGGTCGAGTGAAAGGTGGCCTCGAGGAGGCGCAGCAGCGCCTCGCGGTCCTCCGCGCGCGCCGGACGCAGCGCGACCGGGCCGGTCAAGGCAGGGTCTTGTCGGCCAGTGCCGTCTTGAGGAGGGTTTCGTCGGCGCCCAGCGCCTCGAGCGCTGCCGTGACGATGCCGGCACGGTCGAGACCGGCAGCGGCGTACATGGCGTCCTGGCTGGCCTGCTCGGTGAAGACATCCGGGATCATCAGGGGCCGGAACTTCACCTTGCCGTCGAGAAGGCCGTTGCGGGCGAGGAAAGTCGCCACATGGCTGCCGAAGCCGCCGATGGAGCCCTCCTCGATGGTGAGCACGACCTGGTGCTCGCGCGCGATCCGGGCGATCAGCTCCTCGTCGAGGGGCTTGAGGAAGCGTGCGTCGACCACCGTAGGGGCAAGGCCCAGGGCGGCGAGCTTGTCGGCGGCGGCGAGCACTTCGCCAAAACGCGTGCCGTAGGAGATGAGGGCGATCGGGCCGCCCTGGCGCACCAGCCGGCCCTTGCCGATGGGCAGGATCTCGCCGCGCGCCGGCATGTCGACGCCCAGGCCGTCGCCACGCGGATAGCGGAACGCGATGGGGCCCTCGTCATAGGCAGCGGCGGTCGCCACCATGTGGCGCAGCTCGGCTTCGTCGGCCGCCGCCATCTGCACGATGCCGGGAACGGCCCCGAGATAGGCGGCATCGTAATTGCCGGCATGGGTGGGACCATCGGCACCGACATAGCCGGCACGGTCGATGGCGAAGCGGACCGGCAGGTGCTGGATGGCCACGTCGTGGACGACCTGGTCATAGGCGCGCTGCAGGAAAGTCGAATAGATGGCCACGAACGGCTTGAGGCCCTCGGCCGCCATGCCGGCGGCGAAGGTCACCGCGTGCTGCTCGGCGATGCCGACATCGAAGGTGCGGCTCGCGAAGAGCTCGCCGAACTTGTCGAGCCCGGTGCCCGAGGGCATGGCCGCAGTCACCGCCACGATGCGTTCGTCGCGCTCGGCCTCCTGGATGAGGGTCGAGGCGAAGACGCTGGTATAGGACGGGGCGTTGGAAGGCGCCTTGGCCTGGGCGCCGGTGATGACGTTGAACTTGGAGACGCCGTGATACTTGTCGGCTGAATCCTCGGCCGGGGCATAGCCCTTGCCCTTCTTGGTCACGACGTGGACGAGGATCGGGCCGTCCTGAGCGTCCCGGACATTTTCGAGCACCGGCAGCAGGTGATCGAGATTGTGGCCGTCGATGGGGCCGACATAATAGAAGCCGAGCTCTTCAAAGAGCGTGCCGCCCGTCCACCAGGAACGCGCGAATTCCTCGGTGCGCCGCGCCGGCTCGTGGAAGAACTGCGGCAGCGCCTCGACGATCTGCTTGGCGGTCTTGCGCACGCCGCGATAGACGGGGCCGGAAACCAGCCGCGCCAGATAAGCGCTCATGGCCCCGGTCGGGGGCGCGATCGACATGTCGTTGTCATTGAGGATGACGATGAGGCGCGCGTCCATGGCGCCGGCATTGTTCATCGCCTCATAGGCCATGCCCGCCGACATGGCGCCGTCGCCGATCACCGCCACGACATTGCGCTTCTTGCCCTCGAGCTGGGAAGCGACCGCCATGCCCAGGCCCGCCGATATCGAGGTCGAGGAATGGCCGGCTCCGAAAGGATCGAAGGCGCTTTCGGCGCGTCGGGTGAAACCGGAAAGACCATCTTTCTGGCGCAGGGTGCGGATGCGGTCGCGCCGGCCGGTCAGGATCTTATGGGGATAGGCCTGATGGCCCACGTCCCAGATCAGCCGGTCATGGGGCGTATCGAAGACGGCGTGGAGGGCCACGGTCAGCTCGACGACACCCAGGCCCGCGCCCAGATGGCCGCCGGTCACCGAGACGGCGTCGATCATCTCGGCCCGCAGTTCATCGGCGACCTGGCGCAGTTGTTCACGCGGCAGGCCCTTGAGCTGGGACGGGTCGTTGATGGTGTCGAGAACTGGAGTAAGCGGCTTGTCGGTCAAATGCCGATCCTTTTCGCCGGCCCTAATGGTGTCGCTAGTGCTTTAGAGAGACACAATAGGCATTGCAACCCGACACTTCAACGGGAGGCGACGAGAAGCGGCCGGCCGGTCACAAAACGGCTCGATTCGAGCGTTTGGCCACCTTCGGTGACGAATCCGAGGCGCGCCACATAGGGCCCGAGCTCGGTTGCCGGGTCGAGATCGCCCTCATCGGGCTCCCAGAGCACGCCGTAGGTGGCGCTGGAAAGCGCCTGGGGCTGGGTGAAGATTTCGGCGACGTGGTCGAAGTCGGGCGCCACCAGTTCGACACTGCGCGTGGCGACCCCGGCGATGGGCTGGCTGGCCGCGAGCTGAGCCGCGGCCTTGGCCGCCGGAGCGCTGGTGCCGGCCTTGCCGACCGCGTTCCAGGTGGTATCGAAAAGGCCGGAAAGCCCACCCTTCGGGACCGCGCCGCCGCCGAGGGATGCGGTGCGGATATTGCTCGGATCGATGACCGGCTTGGGCGGCAGGCTGGCAGTGGTATCGCGCGAGATGATCATCTCGAGAGCGCGCTGCGCTTCCGGATCCTGCTGGGGCTGGGGCGCATAGGCGGTGACCAGCTCGGCCGGCGGATTGGTCATGAGCACGCGCGCCGCAGGCACCGGGGCTTCGAGCGAAGCGAGCGCCACCACGGCGGTTTCCGCACTCGCCTTGCTGTTGGTGGCGACCATGAGCCGCTCGGACTTCTGCATGGGGATGGGCGCGACCTCTCCGCTGCCGGACAGTTCGGCCTGGGTCAGCGGCGCGCTGGCATTGTTGCCGAAGGGCAGAGCTGGTG from the Youhaiella tibetensis genome contains:
- a CDS encoding DUF1036 domain-containing protein, which produces MAFGNLLLNTRLGFALIGALLCSPFVSIEPAYADLRVCNETGNQVSVALGYRAERGWQSEGWWVAAPQQCAVVYQGDLNSRFYYLYVADDIGGGAWDGSVYMCTRDESFTIFGVEDCLARGYERTGFFEVDTQNRSDWTLQLTENRDAVPEGDDVSGAPLGDESGSPDGSDAPPPDDQTTPAPDSPATTQSSD
- a CDS encoding DUF2312 domain-containing protein, whose amino-acid sequence is MAEDSVAQDQLRAFIERIERMEEEKAAIAADIREIYAEAKGNGFDTKVLRQVVKIRKQDHNERMEQEAILDLYLSALGMQAAPPEDM
- a CDS encoding TetR/AcrR family transcriptional regulator; this translates as MRRLRQAFLDYGYEQISMSALAEICGLTRRALYHHFSNKEEAFRYVLQFDGEVAIRDGLAAGRARIESGASAVEVITEIMDIRYGDNRRRLAASPHALEINDQAFRRARDIMVQAAVDFQAQLAVVITELHAKGMLCLRANVRAETLAQMLSDGARGSNQALPPIPLDQLRQRYATMTEAILYGSANRAADQDRQGKVGASRLTA
- a CDS encoding amino acid ABC transporter permease, with amino-acid sequence MRLDLSILVPHLGFLAEGALLTAQACGLALIGSLIMGALVAIARTSSSRAIRGVAFAYVDLFRNVPFIVQLFFFYYGLPELGIYIDAFTTGVISLSIAGGAFASDVIRSGILAIDPGIIEAAEVSGLSRRKTFTRIVLPIALRTSVRPLGSVFINLILTSSILSTITLNELTGTAKIVASDTFKPFEVYVVLLVVYAALTYLVSILIGLLHKRLNRDLVEGAVA
- a CDS encoding amino acid ABC transporter permease → MRYTDFTPFDLVLLAQGLGVTIGLFLATTVIGLFIGTALAVIRFYRVPVLTQVVTFITELLKNSPVLVQLFLVFFGLPAFLRINVTPVEAAVITMSGNTAAFIYVIAVSAIESIGRDQIEAARVFGLTRWQVLRHIIAPQATAFAIGPLTGLLVNQLQVTSLISVIGVMDLTKIGNTLNLRTLQPFIVWAVVGVLYYLCAKLIAWLGSRLETRLRAHTAWKGL
- a CDS encoding amino acid ABC transporter ATP-binding protein; amino-acid sequence: MIKAENVKKVFGPVTVLEDVNLTVNPGEVVSILGSSGSGKSTLIRCINGLERLDGGKITVDDFDVSKPRELAEARKRSGTVFQLFNLYPHMTAVENVTLAPIEVLKRPKAEAEKEARALLASVGLSERADAYPAQLSGGQRQRVGICRALAMKPRYLLLDEVTSALDPEMTAEVLNILAKLAEEGTTMVFVTHEIEFARQISDRVVFLEKGRLVVDLPTEQFFAEDGGMANPRVAQFLSKMRKD
- a CDS encoding isoaspartyl peptidase/L-asparaginase, which encodes MLLLANSEAYPGFETSIDLLRKGEHGLEAMVAGIAHVERDVRVRSVGFGGWPNMVGKMEFDAGVMDGTTREVGSVGAVPDTLPVAALARQVMKRLPHVMLTGDGARRFASETGFAVDETLYEDSKRVWWERLEKELSPEDLAKFPNIPLAPLSTTITDPERVRDTTVFLCSDASKGIHAATSTSGWAWKYPGRLGDSPIPGAGFYADSRYGAAACTHTGEMTMRCSTARTVVLAMKLGHSLSDAIKLAVEELAELTEGFLAGVVIHAIDAKGNHEVVNFRCPGEIAYWVWDESMSAPEKRAAKTA
- a CDS encoding transporter substrate-binding domain-containing protein, whose amino-acid sequence is MKRILTTLAALALVASTALPAAAGMIDDIRSRGVVRIGVSLGGEPIGFRDQQNNPVGYDVDVATMLAEKLGVPVEFTDVSGDARVSMLVSGQLDIVVANTSATLERAKSVNFSIPYNRAGLRIIVQKDAGITKLEDLAGKKVVVGRGTTGEAFLKKAVPTAELVYTDNFSPDGVLLLQQKRVDAGIEDSSLLDYLATKNDTLVTLPGLYSNDPIGIAVAKGDPEFVRWIDMFVSDYIQSGAYEANYKKWWGESANPPALNPLW
- a CDS encoding LacI family DNA-binding transcriptional regulator, with product MAEPKHGAPTIGDVAKLAGVSRAVASRALSSEKRPVSADKRERVLEAAERLGFKPNLLAQSLTTKTVNLVAVVVNHIHDLSDLDLFDLLLDRIQSIGKQVILIRVGSVERVEEFLRQGVAYHVDAALVFSDFADAATVRRLFRSDLVVMLNGRHDGLSPAVIPDEAVGINQAVADAAGKGVKSAGLVTGRSSSLVEQARVEHYRKAFAQHGIELVRVVQGDYSYESGHEAAATLTGWDSPDAVFCTSDAMAMGILDVCRADFPHNRPRKFRLYGFDNLSLTDFDAYPIASIGYDKAAYVEHIVQFLIEPAAFKPGQDPIRVPTRFVPRLTA
- a CDS encoding ROK family protein; translated protein: MTTIVCFDIGGSAIKGALATSPEAIRPLGRVPTPLDDFNAFAEALRGVADAADAAAPISISITGVVDPRTGRIKCANIPCIDGRTLAKDLAAIMDRPVHVANDADCFALAEAMAGAGKGESIVFGAILGTGVGGGLVVDGRLVNGAGGFAGEWGHAPVAATHAGTPPVAIPSYLCGCGQIGCVDTVGGARGMERLHLHLHGESLPSTAIVAAWEAGDAAAVRTIDCFLDLVAGPLALVVNVVGADIVPVGGGLSGSPRLIAELDAAVRRRILRQTDAPLVVPGLCTVEPGLIGAAILAGAAA
- a CDS encoding copper homeostasis protein CutC produces the protein MTLLEVCVADPQSLIAAVAGGGQRIELCSALELGGVTPSPGLMRLAAEAPIPVYAIVRPRSGDFVYDAADLDCMYREIDTIREFGLAGVVLGASLGDGRLDAAMLDKLVRHAKGLGTTLHRAFDLVPDIAEAVELAVSLKFERILTSGGAPTAPEGTEGLAAAIEAAKGRIGIMAGSGLRADNVRALLDRLPLEEVHSSCAVAVSSRGEAAMRLGFAAPTRKQTSAEAVRAFRAAIAAPAL
- a CDS encoding GNAT family N-acetyltransferase — its product is MTGPVALRPARAEDREALLRLLEATFHSTWEPQLTQEAKAAFRASTRVADYVDGCWQQFTVAESAGQVVGMVHWQGDFIGALHVDPHEARRGIGSALLGHAESAMRAGGVRFAQLETDTFNRPARDFYAAHGYAEAAQYPDEEWKSGLTTVLMVKAL